A segment of the Scophthalmus maximus strain ysfricsl-2021 chromosome 11, ASM2237912v1, whole genome shotgun sequence genome:
TAGTATCTGACAGCCTGTCCCTGTCATCTTACAAAGACTATCCTGCTCACCGGCCCTTCATCAACACACCTCTGCACCACACATCCGGAGCGCGCACACATCTGTCATCGTCACCCAGCAAGGCATTCCCAGAGACCAGCAGCACAGGTGAGTTCAATGTGTGCATCCTGGTTGTGGGATGTATTCCCTCCTCGCATTATTTCCATTCAGGCATTGTGGTGTTTCTGAGCTCCATGGTTACGTGTGCAACATGATGCCGCACTACTTGAATGTCTCAGCTGCCTCCCTGACATCTATTCGTTCCTTCACATTAGCCTTCCTCCATCCAAACCTCAAAGTCATATCTTATTACACAATGTCCGTAACCATTTCCTGAATACGTTTGAACTCTATCAGTATATGCatcatcttgtgtgtgtgtgtgtgtgtgtgtgtgtgtgtgtgcgtgtgtgtgcgtgcgtgtgtgtgcgtgcgtgtgcgtgtgtgtgcgcccagCGATCTTATCTGCCTTGAGGAACCTCCAGGAGAAGATCAGGAGGTTGGAGTTGGAGAAAGGACATGCAGAACATGGTCTTCAAACTGTGGGCAAAGATACCTCACGCACACATCTGCAGAGTGAGAAAGTCACACGGAGACTCTTCGGTAATCAGacggacacacagagagagccgAGTGACCCATCCAACTGTAACCACGGTCCGTATATATTTAAGATATAATTATGATACTAATATAATAACTATTTTATTGAGTTCTGTAATTGTTATATCTGTTAATTTccttgtaactttttttttcctcctcatctctctgctctgttcatCTCATGGTGTACCTTCATTCTTCTCCTAGTGTTGATCACCCACCTTGCTGCTGCAGAGTCTCGCTGTGTGAAGCTGGAGCGACAGCTGGATCACATGAGGAGGATGCTGCGGCATGCCAAGGCAGACTGGACCAACCTGGTCAAGCAGCAGGTTAACCCAGTGTTTCGTGGTGTCTTTAGCGGTGCTATAGAGTCAAGGCCTTAAAAAAACGTCTTTTAGTAGACGACTGACTTGTGTGATTGAGTAAACGtgttgatttgtatttattgttccCCATGCTGTCAGGTTTCCTCGGATACAGCCAAGTTAGCTCACCGACAGCCTGACACGGTGCCCGAGCACGCTCagctggagaagctggagcGACTGGAGCAGGAGTATCTCAGGCTCACGCGCACACAAAACATTGCAGAGGTACATATGAAGACAGAGTATCATGCCAAATTGAAAAATGATATAAGAACGTTCACTGACCTGACATGTAAGaaaatatctgtttttaattattcctTGTGTTTCCAATACAACAATAATGACCGTGTGTGTCTGAATATGTCAGATGAAGATTCGTGACCTAGAGATGaaactgcaggaggaggagcaccaGAGAAAGCTCATCCAGGAGAAGGCCCATCAGGTAGAGAGACATTAatttctatttatatatttatcttctttcattttcttccttgcATTCACTATTGGCAGGTTGTGATGTTTCTGAAAACTGAAAGTAGGATTATTCCCGTTTTTACGTACTTTAtgccaaaattaaaatgttggcaTTTCAACACACAAGCTTTTGcatcatttatttagtttttttgttttttttccttttctctctcctcagctaCAGACGGGTTTGGAGGCCAATAGGATCCTTTTGCAGTCAGTGTCTCCTGGCCTGTCCTCCAGGCAGTCCAAAGAGAAGAAATCTAATTCACAGGTAAAGACTTTCACTGGGGTGGATCAATGTCGCTTTCCCTCTTTTTTAAGCAAATGGTTCAACAAAGGTGAATGCTTCTATACAGTGTTAGTACATCCGTGAATGTCATTCCCAGTCTAGTAGGAAAGCAATCAAGTGCATTATTTCTGATAAATTCTTTGGTATcgctgatttttttcccctcaaaaaaGCACCTgactttttaaataatatattatcTCCACTTAGCATCTTCCTGTGGATGTTATTATGGTTTatgcttcttttctctttccagaAAGTTTCGCCGCAGCAGTCGTCATACACGCAGCCACACTACAGACTGAGCCTCAGAGATGTGCCGTTTGTTGCAGGAACGGTAGTATGGACATGTGCTTTTATTGTTGGAATAAAAtggtatttaatttttaatactGAACTTCCCTTACACTGGTTTTCTCCgtttctcccttcctctctcctacCTAACTCTCTCAGTCCGTAGGCTGCAGCCACTCGGTCAGAGCAAACGTCCAGTCAGTTTTGTCTCTCCTGAAGCGACACCAGCCACACCTCTGCAACAGCCGTGTACTCTCTGACAATGCAAATGGCTGTGGGGCCATAAGCCGCAGGCATTCAGACaattcctcttcttcctcctctgctagTGGGGAGGGGctgtcagagctgctgcaggcaCTACACGAAGAGCTGCGACTCATGAGCGTGTGAGTGTCATATCTGAGATAGATCAGGAGGGGAAAGTGCTTATGAAAAGTGTTTAGGCATATTCTGGGCTATTCTGTGCTGATAAAGCAAACTGTCTGAATGACAACATTTGagaatatactgtgtgtgtgtgtgtgtgtgtgtgtgtgtgtgtgtgtgtgtgtgtgtgtgtgtgtgtgtgtgtgtgtgtgtgtgtgtgtgtgtgtgtgtgtgtgtgtgtgtgtgtgtgtgtgtgtgtgtgtgtgtgtgtgtgtgtgtgtgtgtgtgtgtgtgtgtgtgtgcgtgcgtgcgtgcgtgcgtgcgtgcgtgcgtgcgtgtgttgcagGGAGCATGATGAGTTAATGAGGCAGGTGGAGGACAGTGTGACTGACCAGGAAAGACGAGAACTtcagaaggagcaggagaggctgctgctgaaaatggagaggaaaggagagcaGATCAGTAAgctttacaaacacaaaacacaggtaGGTttccaaacaacaaaatattcacttcacccacaacaaaaaaaaattaacttttaattttttaacaattttctcTTGTATCTCTTCTAGATGAAGAAGTTAAGAAAGGAAGCTAATTCTAGGCACAACAGTGGGAACGAAGTCAGAGTGACTACCACAGTGTCCACACGAGGTTGCTCTGCAGGAGCAGTCAAACTTAGACCAGGAGAGAGAAGCAAGAGGAATCTGATGCTGCTGAGGGACATGAAAGCTCTGCAGACGTCCCTACGGACCTGAAACCCgccaggacacaaacacagccgACAAGTTGAATCTTGCTGCTGTTTTCTACCCAGACGTGACTGTCATCTCACCATCAGCAAAGCCACTACTTGAACACGATAGACAAgccttttgacattttgacgGAATCTAATTTTAACATATCAAGAACATTGTAACACTTGTATTTTAAAGCAAACCTAAGCTGTCTGAACCAGTCCAACCAAAGTTCATTCTGTCAATATAAAGGTTTTGAATAATATGTGATTAATTCTTTACAAATACCATTCAAGAAACtcgctgtgttgtttttgttgttgttttattaattagCAGCACAGGGCATGAAGGTTCACACTTTAGATCTGACAAATCAGTCAGAGCATAAAAAGATATATCTGAATTTtccattttagtttttccatGTATAGCTTTTGGgcatagaaatgtttttctcagtATTAcagaacaatgaaaaacaaatgaaaacattcataaaCATTCGCAATGTTGGAAGTGTAACGAACTTCAGTGATAAAACAGAGTGGTACTTATTTCTGCAGTTTGATCGTGATGAGCTGAACGCCCTTCAAATGACTGAATCCTATATGAGTGCATATGCACACGTATGATATAATCATATATTGTttgtgggagaattttggttttttttgacaatCATTTGCagcctgtttttgtgtgaaaatgtatttcactgAGAAATAAAGTGTTATGTTTGCATATCACTACAGTCTACTTTAActgtggattctttttttcaagtttctAAAAGATTATAAATGGGCAGCATCGTCAGCCCACttggttttatgttttgaaCATATTACAATTATCCTCTGTGCCCTTGTTTCTGGAGCCTGCTGAGTTGTGTTTGAGCTCCGGGGAGGCTGCAGGACTAACCTGTGGCAACAGGCTGGACTGGACAGCTCCTCAAAGGTGAGATCTTGGTCTGTTATGGTTGATCAGCAAACAGCAGCTTTGGCAGGTCAGCAGCAATTGCAGCCACTGGTCACTAGCTGCCACTATATACAGTTACAAATGCTGTGGCTGTTAACGATCCACATGTTACGACTAATCGCTATATGATTATTCATATAATTATGCCAagcattgttttatttacaatGAGCTGTCCATACATGAAAGCAGAGACTGCAGCGTGAttctgacaaaaagaaaaaagaaatacactcTTTATTGTTTCTCACTGTCAAGAAACAGGCCAcgtgtttaaacacacacatggcccCCGTTCGGCAACCCCATTTCATCTGGAAGGAGTCAggaatgaattaataatgagtCTGATGTCGCTCACGAGGCCCAAGTCGGCGACCACAATTGTCCGTAAAAGGGCCGTCACCCGCAGGTGTATATCTCACTCCAAAACGACACCCCAGGTTGGGAAGAGGAGTCCAGACATCTGATCCTCGCTACAGATTGCCCCGTGTCTCATCACCGTGGGCCGTGTGTGGATTGCCATGGCCAGATGAAAACAACCCCTGTAACCAGAgtcttctgtttgtgtggtcAGGTGTGATCAAATCGGTCTGCTGGCTCACTCATTAAGAGCCCCGATGTACACTGACCTAGATGAAGAGGCTTAACCTGGTTCAGGCCACAGAGGCTCAGTTCTCATGTCTGCAATTTGTCCCGTGTGGCCACAAAGAATTTAAAAGTACTCTCAAGAATCGGTCTCCGTTATGGAGGCCAGCTCAGAGAATTTAGGCTCCTCCTGGTGTTTGGTCAGAACTGGACGGTTGGTGTAAATGTCATCCACAGGTAGAAGGAAGGTGACCGTTTTTACTTTAGCcctaaaaaggaaaagagaggacaAGAGTTATTGGGCTACAGCAACAAGGAAAAGCTGGAAAAGGCTCTGTATACAACACATTTATAACGGAGGGataattattcatttaaaatcctTGAATAAGCCAAACTTTATTCAAGGATTTtactttaaagctgcatttgGGGAATTTAAAGCACCTCTCTGTACCTGTTTTTGTGGACATACTCCTGCAGGGAGTGCCTGTTGGTAACCCCTCCCACGTCCCCTCTCGCCGGGTTACCAACGATGCCGTTACCATGCTGGATTTCTTCCTGTAGCCTTCTCCATCCAGAGTCACCCCGCCGCACCCTGtcactccttccctctctcagGGTCACCGCGGGCAGGTTGGAGCTTATGGAGTACCTCCGCACAGTCATGACAGTGTTCTCTGGGAAGTAAAATTGAGAACATCGGAATGGATTCATTGTCACGATGCAGAGATAGATATGGAGAGAGAACACTGGAGGGATTTTCCGATGTGTTATTCAAATTTCATGGTATCTATCTGTGCCAATatgaaataactttttcatacagtaaaataatttttgttcATTCCCAGGGTTGGAGTTTGACCGACACTAAGGAATAAAGGGACATTTATTCCTTAGTGTTGGTCAAACTTGATGCTTACCGTCAAGAGTCCAATGTGACCATGTTTTCCCTGTTAACATGTCTCTTGAAGACACCCAACATAATCAAGctgaaatgttaaattgttGGAGGGGGTCCTTTAAAATTCTCCACTCACCATTTCAATTTACTGCAGACGTTGTTTGACGCCCTTGTGCTGTAAAAGGCCCTCAGCGTTCATCTCTTACCCTTGAATTGTGCCTCCAGGACCGGTGCAGACACATTTCGTCTCAGGTTCACATAGGGGTTGTTCACATAAGGGTTCTCCTCCAGTTCCACCCGCTGCCCTTGTGCTGAAGACACTGGGCCGGCTTCCCCTGGCTTGGCCCCAAGTGACCGCTGACCGTAGTCTCCCCGCAGCTCTCGGTTCTCCGCCTCCAGCTTATTGATATCATCGCGCATCTCCATGATGACCTGCGTCAGGCTGCGGGTGCTCTccatggtgctgctgctgcgctgccAGTACCACGGCTTCCCAAAAACCGGCAGGGATTCGCACATGATCAGCTCACCACCGTGCTGCTGGGGTTTTAACATGCTGCTCCTGTGGTGGTCCTCCTGCTGcgtgtctttgtctgttgtgtgtgtgtgtgtgtgtgtctctcaatCTCAGTCCAGATCTTGTTCTGGGGGAGATTATGTCGCCTTTCACCACTTATACAGCTGAAGGGCTCCGGTGATCAGCCAGCAGCATACAAGGGATGTTTTATTAATCAGCCCAAGGGTCCAGTTTCAGGAAAACTAAGCAGGGGTCGGAAATGAAATGAGCCCTGCACAAGAGCTTGAATAGCAGGAGACCTAGTAAACCTGCAGGAACACTGAAAAGCCTATTTTGTTATAAGTTAGTTAATTAGCTAGTTAATTGGAAATATAACATGTGGAGCAACTTTATGTGTCAATAAGAAAGGATGAGATGGATGAGATTCTTTCGGTACCCCACTCTTCCCCTTGTAATGTCCACGTCTCTGTTGGGATTACAATACCCTCCTTctaaaatattcattcattctgtcagCAAAGATAAATCTaggaaggaaacaaacacaagtaaTTCATTCTGTTCTCAGTGATGCAGAAAGTAATGTATACTGTTTAAAACAGAGCAGACTGCACTGTAAACCCCAAACCATCCATGACATAAATGTTATTGTAGTGGGGCTGTGGcatttgataaaaatatatatactagAATCACTTCAACAGACATGAAATACAGGCAAGTTCCACACAAAGGAGAAAATTACTCTCAATGAGGATTCCACGGCTGCCATTGTATATATTGCAAGTTGTCACCCGTTATGAATAGAGCAGACAGGATTTGAGCACACCTGTAGCTTAGCTGGCCTGACTCCAACATGATGC
Coding sequences within it:
- the cep57 gene encoding centrosomal protein of 57 kDa isoform X4 — translated: MCNIWGCVSVQELRPPPPSGVVSDSLSLSSYKDYPAHRPFINTPLHHTSGARTHLSSSPSKAFPETSSTAILSALRNLQEKIRRLELEKGHAEHGLQTVGKDTSRTHLQSEKVTRRLFGNQTDTQREPSDPSNCNHVLITHLAAAESRCVKLERQLDHMRRMLRHAKADWTNLVKQQVSSDTAKLAHRQPDTVPEHAQLEKLERLEQEYLRLTRTQNIAEMKIRDLEMKLQEEEHQRKLIQEKAHQLQTGLEANRILLQSVSPGLSSRQSKEKKSNSQKVSPQQSSYTQPHYRLSLRDVPFVAGTVSVGCSHSVRANVQSVLSLLKRHQPHLCNSRVLSDNANGCGAISRRHSDNSSSSSSASGEGLSELLQALHEELRLMSVEHDELMRQVEDSVTDQERRELQKEQERLLLKMERKGEQISKLYKHKTQMKKLRKEANSRHNSGNEVRVTTTVSTRGCSAGAVKLRPGERSKRNLMLLRDMKALQTSLRT
- the cep57 gene encoding centrosomal protein of 57 kDa isoform X1; translation: MEALSKAPAADATQEKCNIWGCVSVQELRPPPPSGVVSDSLSLSSYKDYPAHRPFINTPLHHTSGARTHLSSSPSKAFPETSSTAILSALRNLQEKIRRLELEKGHAEHGLQTVGKDTSRTHLQSEKVTRRLFGNQTDTQREPSDPSNCNHVLITHLAAAESRCVKLERQLDHMRRMLRHAKADWTNLVKQQVSSDTAKLAHRQPDTVPEHAQLEKLERLEQEYLRLTRTQNIAEMKIRDLEMKLQEEEHQRKLIQEKAHQLQTGLEANRILLQSVSPGLSSRQSKEKKSNSQKVSPQQSSYTQPHYRLSLRDVPFVAGTVSVGCSHSVRANVQSVLSLLKRHQPHLCNSRVLSDNANGCGAISRRHSDNSSSSSSASGEGLSELLQALHEELRLMSVEHDELMRQVEDSVTDQERRELQKEQERLLLKMERKGEQISKLYKHKTQMKKLRKEANSRHNSGNEVRVTTTVSTRGCSAGAVKLRPGERSKRNLMLLRDMKALQTSLRT
- the cep57 gene encoding centrosomal protein of 57 kDa isoform X2, yielding MEALSKAPAADATQEKCNIWGCVSVQELRPPPPSGVVSDSLSLSSYKDYPAHRPFINTPLHHTSGARTHLSSSPSKAFPETSSTAILSALRNLQEKIRRLELEKGHAEHGLQTVGKDTSRTHLQSEKVTRRLFGNQTDTQREPSDPSNCNHVLITHLAAAESRCVKLERQLDHMRRMLRHAKADWTNLVKQQVSSDTAKLAHRQPDTVPEHAQLEKLERLEQEYLRLTRTQNIAEMKIRDLEMKLQEEEHQRKLIQEKAHQLQTGLEANRILLQSVSPGLSSRQSKEKKSNSQKVSPQQSSYTQPHYRLSLRDVPFVAGTSVGCSHSVRANVQSVLSLLKRHQPHLCNSRVLSDNANGCGAISRRHSDNSSSSSSASGEGLSELLQALHEELRLMSVEHDELMRQVEDSVTDQERRELQKEQERLLLKMERKGEQISKLYKHKTQMKKLRKEANSRHNSGNEVRVTTTVSTRGCSAGAVKLRPGERSKRNLMLLRDMKALQTSLRT
- the cep57 gene encoding centrosomal protein of 57 kDa isoform X3, with amino-acid sequence MEALSKAPAADATQEKELRPPPPSGVVSDSLSLSSYKDYPAHRPFINTPLHHTSGARTHLSSSPSKAFPETSSTAILSALRNLQEKIRRLELEKGHAEHGLQTVGKDTSRTHLQSEKVTRRLFGNQTDTQREPSDPSNCNHVLITHLAAAESRCVKLERQLDHMRRMLRHAKADWTNLVKQQVSSDTAKLAHRQPDTVPEHAQLEKLERLEQEYLRLTRTQNIAEMKIRDLEMKLQEEEHQRKLIQEKAHQLQTGLEANRILLQSVSPGLSSRQSKEKKSNSQKVSPQQSSYTQPHYRLSLRDVPFVAGTVSVGCSHSVRANVQSVLSLLKRHQPHLCNSRVLSDNANGCGAISRRHSDNSSSSSSASGEGLSELLQALHEELRLMSVEHDELMRQVEDSVTDQERRELQKEQERLLLKMERKGEQISKLYKHKTQMKKLRKEANSRHNSGNEVRVTTTVSTRGCSAGAVKLRPGERSKRNLMLLRDMKALQTSLRT
- the cep57 gene encoding centrosomal protein of 57 kDa isoform X5, producing MEALSKAPAADATQEKELRPPPPSGVVSDSLSLSSYKDYPAHRPFINTPLHHTSGARTHLSSSPSKAFPETSSTAILSALRNLQEKIRRLELEKGHAEHGLQTVGKDTSRTHLQSEKVTRRLFGNQTDTQREPSDPSNCNHVLITHLAAAESRCVKLERQLDHMRRMLRHAKADWTNLVKQQVSSDTAKLAHRQPDTVPEHAQLEKLERLEQEYLRLTRTQNIAEMKIRDLEMKLQEEEHQRKLIQEKAHQLQTGLEANRILLQSVSPGLSSRQSKEKKSNSQKVSPQQSSYTQPHYRLSLRDVPFVAGTSVGCSHSVRANVQSVLSLLKRHQPHLCNSRVLSDNANGCGAISRRHSDNSSSSSSASGEGLSELLQALHEELRLMSVEHDELMRQVEDSVTDQERRELQKEQERLLLKMERKGEQISKLYKHKTQMKKLRKEANSRHNSGNEVRVTTTVSTRGCSAGAVKLRPGERSKRNLMLLRDMKALQTSLRT